In the genome of Acanthopagrus latus isolate v.2019 chromosome 17, fAcaLat1.1, whole genome shotgun sequence, the window GGCTTCATTGACGAGACAGCATTGAGTGATGACAGGAAACTGgaccagagagagaagaggacgCTGCTCTGCCCACTGAGTGACAGTTACACCTGTGGTTAATATTTGACTTTTGACTCCAGGTTCGAACTGGATGCACGAAGGACACAAATTTGATCTTCTTCTTGCATCCAGGGGCTCAAAAATATGCAGCCAAATGCTGTGAAACATCCAAGCTGCTGTAAAACAGTGGCAGTCTGTGGAGTGGAGGCCAACATGTGAAGACTGTCAGTCAGCCGGTGGGTGAAAAGTTACTTGgcctttttctttctgaggAGGAAACGCAGATGTCtcttctgtaaatgtttgttattATCATGTGAAAAGCAGCTCATGTTGGttaccttcctcctcctcctcctcttcctcactctctcctggTTAAACGTCTTGATCATCTGCAGTCTGGACCCGGAACTCTTGAGTGTCTGCACGCCCTCCAACAATTAATGCATCCAGCGTGGACTCGTTAATATTCCGCTCCATCCGGCTCGCAGATGTAAAAAGCGTTTCTCAGCTGACACGCGTAATTACTGTGATGCGTCCCCGGAAAGGTTTCCGTGTCTGAGCGCAATTTTCAGAATAACCCAATTATTGATCAATACAATTAAGTGGGGGGGAGGGGCGTCAGGTGTGCTGCGCGTGCGTGAGGGGGGCGAGCACGCGCAGAGGAGGTGACCTGTAATCACCGGGAACAGCGGGGACTTAATGATGTTTTGGTCCGCTGatcaaatttcacattttcgCACAATCATTTTGGGCACCTGCGCAGAAACACAAAGCCTGGGCGGAACCGGTGGCCTGTAGgagcaactgtgtgtgtgtgtgtgtgtgtgtgtgtgtgtgtgtgtgtgtgtgtgtgtgtggtctttaTCGTGTTAATAATACACGCAAAGTTTGTTTTCTAGTTTTCTCTCAACTTTGTGGACACACACGCGCGCCACACGAGGCAGATAGGTGGAGATTTGTCGCCCTCTACTGGACTCTGTCGGTCACAACACGCTGCTGCGTTCAGGTGCTCCTCGTAAACTTTCGCCTCGCTCAGTCATAGAGAGAGAATCAGCCCCAGTTATTGTCCTTGAGGGTTGATTTGATTTCAGACCTCCTGTGTGAAGCAGCCGGATGATGGACAGACGACATGTGAAGCATGAAACTGATTTAAAGAatgaatatgtgaaataaattaaaatatcgAGTTACATGTTCAAGAACATATTTCCTCATTTGTCATTAATCAATCATAAATTGCTTTCATATGTTTTTTATGATGTCAAATGCCTATTTTAACATCTGAccacagtgatgaaatgtaatttggTACATTTACAAACTGAGGTACttgcactttacttgagtatttccatttacCGCGACCTCCCACTTCCACGGATGCAAATATTGTCCCATTGTCTCTTGCAACCAGATGATGGACATTATGTAACTGATTTAAACGTGTGCATGAGGTTAACACTTAAAATAAGTTATAAATATGTAGTTACATCCTCTAGACAATGGTTGATGATTATATGTTTTTGAGGTTGTACTTGAGTAATTTCCATTTCTGCTACTTTCTTCTTCCACTGCACTACATTTTGAAGTATTGTATTCTTACTCTATTATATTTACTTGATAGTTTGGGTTtatagttactttgcagattgaaTGCTGcctcagagccaaagcagcacattttttttaaaataatgatttattgtCAACAGGACACTGCTGAGCAGCGATGggatgtaactgagtacatttacagCCAGAGTACAGTGGAGTGTTGAGCTGCATTAGAGCCACTCTGGTGTATTCTAATTTAATTAATGTATCAATGATTAGATTTGAAAAACTTCCAATAATCCcccaaaataataattcaactCATAGTTTACaatatatacatgtatttaaatatgtataatttcCTTTAATGTATCTTATTCCTGACTTTCATGGATGTAAACTAATATTTGAACACCATTTCTTCTattaaaaacaatgttgcaaTGAGCAGCAGCTAAAGGAcattaaaacactaaaaaataGGCTTGTAGTcacttaaatattaaaatttagAAAATGAATTCTTTCCAATTAATGAGAAAAAGCAGTATAAAAAGgccagagacagaaacactgctgccttCTTCAGAAGTAGAGCCGGTTTGGCTCCACATGATTATTCCGACATTTCCAACTGTACCTGAAGGCAGCAGCCGTGTGTGTACGTCGTGAGCGCGATAAGGATTATGGGTACAGCATGGGGTGAGTTGCATAAGGTTACCAAAGGCAACAGTGTCAATGGTGTCTGGTCCAGCCTGGGTCCGTGGATCTCACGCCGCCGGTACCGCGGCGTCCTGCCCGCTGTGATGCAGCGCATCGGCAGCCTCGCTGCATGCCGGGAGCTCGGCGGCCTCGCGGCGTGCACATCCGGACTCTGCCCCTGGAAGAAGGGCCCGACCTGCGGCAAGGAGCCGGCAGCTCACCGGCGGtgggcgggtgtgtgtgtgcgtcctgCGCGTCCTTTCACCGCGGAGCATGCAGCTCAGGGTCGGAGGTTGTGCCGGCGGAGGGTCGTGTTCGCCGGTCAGAACCACAGACTGTTCGGCTCACAGCCGCCGGGGAGCTCCGAGGGTCAGCCCGCTATCTCCGTGGTCGGCATCCCGGACCCGATCACATGGTTCCGGTGTAAATTCACCATGTATCTGGTCGAACTCTTCTTTGAGTTGGACCTGAACTCTGCGGAGTTTCACAGTGGAGTGAAGCAGGTAAATGAGCTCCAACACAACCACACCTGACTGATGCTGGATCAGCCACTGACAGCTGGGGGACAGCTCCCCATGTCAGGTGGAGGGCTGGTCTATTTACTGGAttcagatgtaaacaaaacGTAGAAGAATGAGGTTTGCATTGTAAACAAGAGAGGTCAGACAGTCAGTGTATGTATGACCTCATACACATTCATTAGTTTTCACTATATATTAACCTGCATTACACAAAATCCTGATGAGAAAGCAGTAATTTCACCACAGGGTCTGTTTGGTTGGAGCTTTCGATCACATGACAAGATTTTAAGCCTGATTTGAAGACAGTTAACAGGCGTGAGGCTCTGACATCATCCACTGTGATGCAGGAGAATAAGTCACCTTGGTGTTCCTCTTCCATCGCAGGCTCTGATCCACATCTCCGACCTGCTGTCCAGCGGCAGATACCACAGGCTGGTGGGAATAGTGTCCAGAGAGGTAAcacatcctgcacacacacacacacacatacacacactggaGCAACATTTAGATGAGAAGCAGATGTTTTAAtcacctgctctgctctgaaaaAGCTGCATGTGTTGATTGCTTTTGGGGCATTGTTGCcattttcaaaagaaacaacacacagcagattgTTCTCCTGAAACCTCGTCTTCAGAGCAGTTTATCTGTCCAACACTTTCATAAATCCTCCTGAAATGTAGGTCCAGATTCACTGAAAGGGTTCAGCTGGGACCAGGATTAATCAGGatgatttcttttgtttgttttcagatgatCGACTATGTTGAGACGAGGTGCAGGTCTCTCACCGACGCTCAGAGGAGGCAGCTCGCCGTCACGATGGAGGATATTGTATTTATGTTGCCGGAGGACGTGTCTGTGGTCTTTGATCAGTACGGTGAGCTGCAGCATGCGTTACATCGGGGTCGGCTTGTGCTCAGCCTAGGTCTTTTACAACCTGAGCTGCTCGGCTGCCAGGTTGGAGTGCATGTTATGAAATAGATGCTGTCAGTCAAAGGTCATAAAACAGTCCATGCTCAGCCTCAGTTTCAGAGCTGCAGTCTCTCACTACGTCTGCATGCACATTAATATTCCTCTACTGTTCGGAAAGGTTGataatattttagattttaaaccTGTCGTGTTAATGGAATATTCTGACATCAATTGGGgttttactgcagtttttttgcGACACGCGGcccaaaagaaaagacagcaaacTCTCATTGGAAGGAGAAACACATCTGCTCGTAGACATTATCAAGGATTTAGATACACACCAATATGACAGCACTGACATATTCAAGACAGTGGTTGAAGCCAAGATGGACAAATCTGCATTTTGTAAGGCCAAGACTGactgaaacattaaatataatcCTCCTAAACGACAAGAAGAAACAATCTTAGATACGAGTGTGTCTGTTATAGCTATGGCTATCTCCAATGCTAACTCATctgctctctgcttcctgttctcctccttACAGGTAGGAAGTTCTGCCACGTCGTCTTGAGGTTTTGGATCCTGTCAACACTTGAAGGCCCCGATGACCCCGAGGGCATAAAGATCTTTAAAGTGGCCCCAAGTGAAGATGGACAGCCACAGAAGAAAGTAGTGACGGCAGTCTATGAGTAAGGACTTGGCTTATAACGCGCACACATCACAGATGTGCTCATGCATCTAAAAGTATTGATTACAATCAGCTGTTCCCTCATTCAGCTCTGACTCGTTCAAATCATTTTGTGGATTGCGTGCTGCCTCTTTTTTCCTAAATCTTATTTTTGATCATTCATTTGCTCAGACATTATGTGCCAAAAATCTCTGtctggtttatttctcttttagaCAGCGTGCTGaatcgcattttttttttttttttaaaaaggaacaaataTTTACTTAGAGAGATAATTATATGTTGGCAAAAGCTCAAAGTTACCTGCAGGCTTTCCAACATATGGCACGTCTGTTTTTGTTGGGCGGGTAACAAAGCCACAGCTGACGGTGGCGAGTTAAAAGAACTTATCAAATATACGTGAAAGGATAGTTTGAGAGAAATGCTCCAAAGAGTCATGTGTGGGTGGAAGAGAGTTCATCTAATATTTAATGCCTCGTTTGGGGGGGGAAAGGCTGAAAACGGCGTATTTATTTCACTGAGGACTGCAGCTGATacttaaaagacagaaatattaatGATGGCGCCGACTGGAAGAATAAATCAAAGGCAAGCGACAGACAACGCTGAATATCATGCAGGCGTTACTGTGGCTCTTTGTGGCCAGCAGTGTTATTTACTTCATGTGTGAGAAGGAGCTTGTTAAAGAAACCGGTTCTCATTACGTATGTTTCTGTTACTGCGTCACTTCAGAAGAACCACTGATATGATTTGCTGCTGTAACAGAAAAAGGGGGGAATAATTTAACTCGGTGTGTTAAAGTCAAAGCCTCTTTCTATTTCCAGTCAGTAATCCAGTTAGTTGCTGGACCTCATGGAGAGAGTGTTCTACCTAATGCCCACCTATCTAGTTAGCCAGACTCTCTTCTCTATTGTTTCAGCTCTTAGAAAAGCCTGTTAGACTTCAAATGTTATCCCTGAAGGGCTAGAAAACGAGGAGCTTGGCAGGAtaagaaaaaaagccattctCAGAATCCTCACCTCATTGTTTTCAAGGTGAGAAAAGAAGCAGAACTTAGTTTGAGTTGAGATTACTATTTCTCCACAACTTGCACCGCTAAGAAGAATTTGGGATGCGTCTGCAGCACCGGGTATGCGTGATTTAGCCCTGTTAAAAATCCTCtggctcttttcttttccaggtTCCACAAAGAGCTGACGAGAGGAGCCTCTCCTGACTGGACGGTGGAAACCATTTGGCACTGGCACTGGAAAGCGGCTGAGTGATTTTTACTTGATACAGCAAGACAATTTGTCAGTCATCAGGACAAACTGGGACGTTGTGGTTGGCTTAATTTACTTATCTCTGAAAGACAACTTGAAACTGGACCACAGACAGATTGAGCAGCAGATTGTTGAATAGACTGACTGTCTATTGGCGTCGCATGAAACGGGACCCGGAGCCACAACACCGAAGCTTAACAGAAGACTCAAGACATCA includes:
- the si:dkey-82o10.4 gene encoding m-AAA protease-interacting protein 1, mitochondrial, which gives rise to MGTAWGELHKVTKGNSVNGVWSSLGPWISRRRYRGVLPAVMQRIGSLAACRELGGLAACTSGLCPWKKGPTCGKEPAAHRRWAGVCVRPARPFTAEHAAQGRRLCRRRVVFAGQNHRLFGSQPPGSSEGQPAISVVGIPDPITWFRCKFTMYLVELFFELDLNSAEFHSGVKQALIHISDLLSSGRYHRLVGIVSREMIDYVETRCRSLTDAQRRQLAVTMEDIVFMLPEDVSVVFDQYGRKFCHVVLRFWILSTLEGPDDPEGIKIFKVAPSEDGQPQKKVVTAVYEFHKELTRGASPDWTVETIWHWHWKAAE